A region from the Haloarcula limicola genome encodes:
- a CDS encoding NRAMP family divalent metal transporter gives MSSQYEVSSWLPLEGPRKFIKAYGLGLLFSANVFGAGSVYILSNTGAQFGFTLLWTMPLALLVDLGMREMSGRLATIDEPLMKYIRETIGTTGGKALSVLIAFIMHFWAISNFAVGGAALAWLTPLDNIYLGIILTAGVGIALVEMRLYERVEAAIAVLILTVFTIYIVLMLGLDLPIGKVTSGLIPMLTTDLGYLATVVGLFGTTVYYPNFFIQSSMGPEKGWTDMSYYRKDNFVGIAFVVLLSMSVIAVSALTLDPHTPTLTSPAEPLVNAVGPWALPVFVTAVFLASFSSATGTLFGSGFMVPQAWGNDTKFGDKRFRRTVEVLVVMSVAFAILLLEYTAITPVELGITMPAVNGLIGLPITALALYMANRKFFDHPLWMRAGFAIIVGLMFVLAAMTAEGLYNQIIGWL, from the coding sequence ATGAGTTCGCAATACGAAGTGAGTTCGTGGCTTCCGCTGGAGGGGCCACGGAAATTCATCAAGGCGTACGGGCTCGGACTGCTGTTTTCTGCGAACGTATTCGGTGCGGGGTCAGTGTATATCCTTTCGAACACGGGGGCGCAATTCGGTTTCACGCTTCTGTGGACCATGCCGCTGGCGCTCTTGGTCGACCTCGGCATGCGAGAGATGTCGGGGCGACTCGCCACGATCGACGAACCCCTGATGAAGTACATCAGGGAGACGATCGGTACGACCGGCGGGAAGGCGCTGTCCGTACTCATCGCCTTCATCATGCACTTCTGGGCGATATCGAACTTCGCCGTCGGTGGTGCGGCCCTCGCCTGGTTGACGCCGCTCGATAACATCTATCTCGGCATCATCCTGACTGCGGGGGTCGGCATCGCGCTCGTGGAGATGCGTCTCTACGAACGCGTCGAAGCGGCCATCGCCGTCCTCATCCTGACGGTCTTCACCATCTACATCGTCCTGATGCTCGGACTCGACCTCCCTATCGGGAAGGTCACTTCGGGGCTCATCCCGATGCTCACGACCGACCTCGGCTATCTGGCGACGGTCGTCGGGCTGTTCGGGACCACCGTCTACTACCCCAACTTCTTCATCCAGTCGTCGATGGGGCCCGAGAAGGGTTGGACGGACATGTCCTACTACCGCAAGGACAACTTCGTCGGCATCGCGTTCGTCGTCCTGCTGAGCATGTCCGTCATCGCCGTCTCGGCGCTGACGCTCGACCCGCACACGCCGACGCTTACCAGTCCCGCGGAGCCGCTGGTCAACGCGGTCGGTCCGTGGGCGCTCCCGGTGTTCGTTACCGCGGTGTTCCTCGCGTCGTTCTCCTCGGCGACGGGGACGCTGTTCGGTTCCGGATTCATGGTCCCGCAGGCGTGGGGCAACGACACGAAGTTCGGCGACAAGCGGTTCCGACGGACCGTCGAGGTGCTGGTCGTGATGTCTGTCGCCTTCGCCATCCTGCTGCTGGAGTACACCGCGATTACGCCGGTGGAACTGGGAATCACGATGCCCGCGGTCAACGGGCTCATCGGCCTTCCCATCACGGCGCTCGCGCTGTACATGGCGAACCGGAAGTTCTTCGACCACCCGCTGTGGATGCGCGCCGGCTTCGCTATCATCGTCGGCCTGATGTTCGTCCTCGCGGCGATGACGGCCGAGGGCCTCTACAACCAGATCATCGGTTGGCTCTGA
- a CDS encoding universal stress protein: protein MADRILVPFDGSPCANRGVERALELYPEATVVLLRVVEPVSEEGVARSDAPLDTNADATDGLLTRPEPDVTSERVEAVVEPGLPAPEIVEYAEEHDIDAIVVGTDDRSKLSRLLFGSVSESVAENASVPVRIVS, encoded by the coding sequence ATGGCCGATCGTATCCTCGTTCCCTTCGACGGGTCGCCCTGCGCGAACCGAGGCGTCGAGCGCGCGCTGGAACTGTATCCCGAGGCGACGGTGGTCCTACTCAGGGTCGTCGAACCGGTCTCCGAGGAGGGGGTCGCCCGCTCGGACGCCCCGCTGGATACGAACGCCGACGCGACGGACGGGCTCCTGACTCGACCCGAACCGGACGTGACGTCAGAGCGCGTCGAGGCGGTCGTCGAGCCCGGCCTCCCGGCCCCGGAGATCGTCGAGTACGCCGAGGAGCACGATATCGACGCTATCGTCGTGGGGACGGACGACCGTTCGAAGCTGTCGCGACTGCTGTTCGGAAGCGTCTCCGAGTCGGTGGCCGAGAACGCGTCTGTCCCCGTTCGCATCGTCTCGTAG
- a CDS encoding diphthine--ammonia ligase gives MTDGAWVSLFSGGKDSSWALYRALERGYAVERLVTVHPEGDSYMYHVPATRLASLAAESIGVPLLEVEPDDFEAAEAVDSGRQGDEELEPLEAALRELDAELPDGVGGVTAGAVESEYQTTRIEAMAERLEANVFAPLWQENPRDLADAMLDAGFEIRIIRVAAYGLDESWLGRRLDADALDELEELHEEYGVHILGEGGEFETLVTDGPHMDRRIELEYETEWDGTRGTIQVTDAWLE, from the coding sequence ATGACAGACGGCGCGTGGGTGTCGCTGTTCTCCGGCGGCAAGGACTCCTCGTGGGCGCTCTATCGCGCGCTCGAACGCGGCTACGCCGTCGAGCGACTGGTGACGGTCCACCCCGAGGGCGACTCGTACATGTATCACGTCCCGGCGACCCGGCTGGCGTCGCTGGCCGCCGAGAGCATCGGCGTCCCGCTGCTGGAAGTCGAACCCGACGACTTCGAAGCGGCCGAGGCCGTCGACTCCGGGCGGCAGGGCGACGAGGAACTCGAACCACTGGAGGCCGCCCTGCGCGAACTCGACGCGGAACTGCCCGACGGCGTCGGCGGCGTCACCGCCGGCGCGGTCGAGAGCGAGTACCAGACCACCCGCATCGAGGCGATGGCCGAGCGGCTGGAGGCGAACGTCTTCGCCCCGCTCTGGCAAGAGAACCCCCGCGACCTCGCCGACGCGATGCTCGACGCCGGCTTCGAGATCAGAATCATCCGCGTCGCCGCCTACGGTCTCGACGAATCGTGGCTCGGCCGCCGTCTCGACGCCGACGCGCTGGACGAACTCGAGGAACTCCACGAGGAGTACGGCGTCCACATCCTCGGCGAAGGAGGGGAGTTCGAGACGCTGGTGACCGACGGGCCGCACATGGATCGACGTATCGAACTGGAGTACGAGACGGAGTGGGACGGAACGCGCGGGACGATTCAGGTCACGGACGCGTGGCTGGAGTGA
- the mce gene encoding methylmalonyl-CoA epimerase — MQFDHAGVATDDADALAALYETAFDASVAHEETFDGLRVTFLDLGNGYFELLEPLPDAEGAIPRYLDANGPGLHHVALETDDIEAALSAARDAGVELIDETPRPGAWGHEVAFCHPKSTGGVLVEFVEH; from the coding sequence ATGCAGTTCGACCACGCCGGCGTCGCCACGGACGACGCCGACGCGCTCGCAGCGCTCTACGAGACCGCCTTCGACGCATCGGTCGCTCACGAGGAGACGTTCGACGGGCTGCGCGTGACGTTTCTGGATCTGGGCAACGGTTACTTCGAGTTGCTGGAGCCGCTCCCCGACGCCGAGGGGGCGATCCCGCGGTACCTCGACGCCAACGGGCCGGGACTCCATCACGTCGCCCTCGAGACCGACGACATCGAGGCGGCGCTGTCTGCCGCCCGAGACGCCGGCGTCGAGCTGATCGACGAGACGCCGCGCCCCGGCGCGTGGGGTCACGAGGTCGCTTTCTGTCACCCGAAGTCCACGGGCGGCGTATTGGTGGAGTTCGTCGAGCACTGA
- a CDS encoding NUDIX domain-containing protein, translating to MTGDDSANDVGGDEPADATGDELEVDAVDEAELDDPDAETAGGAEGTEETEENVLDKMNEINVERKLDDLRAMYGELPVTEETFELSPADYTEVFTATNNTGYDGNSVVFIVRDGEDLPELSENIPAHAGGDTRDRVLMVLGRGADVWALPGGGEKMQYESMQGTTLRRANEQTNIRCTIDGVEEVFHRKYYPETDAQGSVHTLDVYFRATYASGAIEVDESELVGAAWFAEPPERMTEGARQLWERFLDERDRSEELPDEAERADEDAEPA from the coding sequence ATGACTGGGGATGACAGTGCGAACGACGTGGGGGGAGACGAACCGGCAGATGCGACGGGGGACGAACTGGAAGTAGACGCCGTCGACGAGGCGGAACTCGACGATCCCGACGCCGAGACCGCCGGAGGGGCCGAGGGAACCGAAGAGACCGAGGAGAACGTCCTCGACAAGATGAACGAGATCAACGTCGAGCGGAAGCTCGACGACCTCCGCGCGATGTACGGCGAGTTGCCGGTGACCGAGGAGACGTTCGAACTGTCGCCGGCCGACTACACCGAGGTGTTCACCGCGACGAACAACACCGGGTACGACGGCAACAGCGTCGTGTTCATCGTCCGCGACGGCGAGGACCTGCCCGAGCTGAGCGAGAACATCCCGGCGCACGCCGGCGGCGACACCCGCGACCGCGTGCTGATGGTGCTGGGCCGCGGGGCCGACGTGTGGGCGCTGCCCGGCGGCGGCGAGAAGATGCAGTACGAGTCGATGCAGGGGACCACGCTCCGGCGCGCGAACGAACAGACGAACATCCGCTGTACCATCGACGGCGTCGAAGAGGTGTTCCACCGCAAGTACTACCCCGAGACGGACGCGCAGGGGTCGGTCCACACGCTCGACGTCTACTTCCGAGCGACGTACGCGAGCGGCGCTATCGAGGTCGACGAATCGGAACTGGTCGGGGCGGCGTGGTTCGCCGAACCGCCCGAGCGGATGACCGAGGGCGCGAGACAGCTCTGGGAGCGGTTCTTAGACGAGCGCGACCGCTCCGAGGAGTTACCGGACGAGGCCGAACGGGCCGACGAGGACGCCGAACCGGCCTAA
- a CDS encoding sulfite oxidase, translating into MATEKPRKSRHEEIAAILEAKGDGVRETRDDADKYTVVGAAGRETFANWLTPIEEHFVCHRNDIPNADEDTWTVSLTGDAEGTLSMEAIRDEFPTVAVAHTMECAGNGRGQHRPQTGSVQWGFEAAATAFWTGTPVSSVLRERGITSADGEWLTAIGGDPSDGEDVFARSIPLSKALDDCILAYGMNGRPLPREHGFPVRLIVPGWYGVNNVKWVEELRVMDSMVTEGTLDRPGEHSFWQQEAYRIHPRGVEPEVHETVETVDTWAQLEGGVESPYTFDTTVMSVIGSPDGESTVTPRSDGTVEVRGVAWAGDDSVAGVEVSTDGGESWRDAELFGPDYAGAWRLFRYEWAAESGTHELLSRASDDRGRRQPATISGPESWHDALEHDEFPWNEGGYAANAYRPNGVDVTVADAEDPVVE; encoded by the coding sequence ATGGCCACAGAGAAACCCCGGAAGAGCCGCCACGAGGAGATCGCGGCGATCCTGGAAGCGAAGGGCGACGGCGTCAGAGAGACGCGCGACGACGCCGACAAGTACACCGTCGTCGGTGCGGCCGGTCGGGAGACGTTCGCGAACTGGCTGACGCCGATCGAGGAGCACTTCGTCTGTCACCGAAACGACATTCCTAATGCCGACGAAGACACCTGGACCGTCTCGCTGACCGGCGATGCCGAGGGGACGCTCTCGATGGAAGCGATCAGGGACGAGTTCCCGACGGTGGCGGTCGCACACACGATGGAGTGCGCCGGCAACGGCCGCGGGCAACACCGTCCCCAGACGGGGAGCGTCCAGTGGGGCTTCGAGGCCGCCGCCACCGCGTTCTGGACGGGGACGCCTGTCAGCTCGGTCCTGCGCGAACGCGGGATCACGTCGGCCGACGGCGAGTGGCTCACCGCGATCGGTGGCGACCCCTCCGACGGAGAGGACGTCTTCGCCCGCTCGATCCCGCTCTCGAAGGCCCTCGACGACTGCATCCTCGCCTACGGGATGAACGGCCGGCCGCTGCCGCGAGAGCACGGTTTCCCGGTTCGCCTCATCGTCCCCGGTTGGTACGGCGTCAACAACGTCAAGTGGGTCGAAGAGCTGCGCGTCATGGACTCGATGGTGACCGAGGGGACGCTCGACCGACCGGGCGAGCACTCGTTCTGGCAGCAGGAGGCCTACCGCATCCACCCGCGCGGCGTCGAGCCCGAGGTGCACGAGACGGTCGAGACGGTCGACACGTGGGCGCAACTCGAAGGTGGCGTCGAATCCCCGTACACCTTCGATACGACCGTGATGTCGGTCATCGGGTCGCCCGACGGCGAGTCGACGGTCACGCCCCGGTCGGACGGCACCGTCGAGGTGCGCGGCGTCGCGTGGGCGGGCGACGACTCGGTCGCGGGCGTCGAGGTGTCCACCGACGGCGGCGAGAGCTGGCGCGACGCGGAACTGTTCGGTCCCGACTACGCCGGGGCGTGGCGGCTGTTCCGCTACGAGTGGGCGGCGGAATCGGGCACGCACGAACTGCTCTCGCGCGCGAGCGACGACCGGGGCCGCCGTCAGCCGGCCACCATCTCCGGGCCGGAGTCGTGGCACGACGCGCTCGAACACGACGAGTTCCCGTGGAACGAGGGCGGCTACGCCGCGAACGCCTACCGCCCGAACGGCGTGGACGTGACCGTCGCCGACGCCGAGGACCCGGTGGTCGAGTGA
- a CDS encoding DUF2267 domain-containing protein, which yields MNEHEFLAAVERRTDVESDTEAHVVADATLRTLSDRIVRGEAEDIASQLPRRLADSLTAGPAEAEEFSAAEFTDRVETREADLGTLDDPDGDEHAQAVLEVLGEAVSGGELDDAREQLPDEFDPLFEPVDMTEGQV from the coding sequence ATGAACGAGCACGAATTCCTCGCCGCCGTCGAGCGGCGCACGGACGTCGAATCGGACACCGAAGCGCACGTCGTCGCGGACGCGACGCTCCGGACGCTGAGCGACCGTATCGTCCGAGGTGAGGCCGAGGACATCGCCTCGCAGCTCCCGCGGCGGCTGGCCGATAGCCTCACCGCGGGGCCGGCCGAAGCCGAGGAGTTCTCCGCCGCGGAGTTCACCGACCGCGTCGAGACGCGCGAGGCGGATCTCGGGACGCTCGACGACCCCGACGGCGACGAACACGCCCAGGCCGTGCTCGAAGTGCTGGGCGAGGCCGTCAGCGGCGGCGAACTCGACGACGCGCGCGAGCAGCTCCCCGACGAGTTCGACCCGCTGTTCGAACCGGTAGACATGACCGAAGGCCAGGTGTAA
- a CDS encoding manganese catalase family protein, translating to MFYHDDELQFEVEVEDPNPRFAKMLQQAIGGAEGEMRVALQYMFQAFAVPAEKQEIRQFLMETATEELGHIEMLATAVSKNLEGASDEAREAAREDAVIDEMMRSGQPRQALSAGLHAMPVDSNGAPFTGNYVVASGNLAADLYANVMAESTGRLLATRLYEFTDDPGMKDMLEYLIARDTMHQNQWHAALEALGEHRPVPNSFDQSKENQEYNYTFMSTAREEREDPQQPWTQGEAPDGNGDFSYSPRQPGGGNPDLDEMIDEMHNEVK from the coding sequence GTGTTCTACCACGACGACGAACTCCAGTTCGAGGTCGAAGTTGAGGACCCCAACCCCCGCTTTGCGAAGATGCTCCAGCAGGCCATCGGCGGGGCCGAAGGCGAGATGCGCGTCGCGCTCCAGTACATGTTCCAGGCGTTCGCGGTCCCCGCCGAGAAACAGGAGATCCGGCAGTTCCTGATGGAGACCGCCACCGAGGAACTGGGTCACATCGAGATGCTCGCGACCGCCGTCTCGAAGAACCTCGAAGGGGCGTCCGACGAGGCACGCGAGGCCGCCCGCGAGGACGCCGTCATCGACGAGATGATGCGCTCGGGCCAGCCCCGACAGGCCCTCTCCGCGGGACTGCACGCGATGCCCGTCGACAGTAACGGCGCGCCGTTCACCGGCAACTACGTCGTCGCCTCGGGCAACCTCGCCGCCGACCTCTACGCTAACGTGATGGCCGAATCGACCGGCCGACTCCTCGCCACGCGGCTCTACGAGTTCACCGACGACCCCGGCATGAAGGACATGCTCGAGTACCTCATCGCCCGGGACACCATGCACCAGAACCAGTGGCACGCCGCCCTCGAAGCGCTCGGCGAGCACCGTCCGGTCCCCAACAGCTTCGACCAGTCGAAGGAGAACCAGGAGTACAACTACACGTTCATGTCGACCGCCCGCGAGGAACGCGAGGACCCTCAGCAACCGTGGACGCAGGGCGAAGCGCCCGACGGCAACGGCGACTTCAGCTACTCGCCCCGCCAGCCCGGCGGCGGCAACCCCGACCTCGACGAGATGATCGACGAGATGCACAACGAAGTGAAGTAA
- a CDS encoding proteasome assembly chaperone family protein — protein MAQVQVHREGIEFEDPTLVEGLPGVGLVGKIAADHLVDSYDMEHYASVLCEGLPEIAVYAEGDPTVRAPVRVYADAERDLLVLQSDAPVSPSAADEFASCLVGWFDSQGLTPIFLSGMPAEKDDVPEVYGIATGDGETLLEEADIGAPTESGAVTGPTGALVHEAQRIGMTGVGLVVEADPQFPDPEAARALLNTGIGPLGEFEVDTEALVEQAEEIGEAKERLAKQMQNAEEEESTSARPLGMYQ, from the coding sequence ATGGCTCAGGTACAGGTCCACCGAGAGGGCATCGAGTTCGAGGACCCCACGCTCGTGGAGGGGTTGCCCGGCGTCGGTCTCGTCGGGAAGATCGCCGCCGACCACCTCGTCGACAGCTACGACATGGAGCACTACGCCAGCGTGCTCTGCGAGGGGCTGCCGGAGATCGCGGTGTACGCGGAGGGCGACCCGACGGTCAGGGCTCCGGTGCGTGTCTACGCCGACGCCGAGCGGGACCTGCTCGTCCTCCAGAGCGACGCGCCGGTCTCGCCGTCGGCCGCCGACGAGTTCGCCAGTTGCCTCGTCGGCTGGTTCGATAGCCAGGGTCTGACGCCGATCTTCCTCAGCGGGATGCCCGCCGAGAAGGACGACGTCCCCGAGGTGTACGGTATCGCCACCGGCGACGGCGAGACGCTGCTCGAAGAGGCCGATATCGGCGCGCCCACCGAGTCCGGGGCGGTGACCGGCCCGACGGGCGCGCTCGTCCACGAAGCCCAGCGGATCGGGATGACCGGCGTCGGCCTCGTCGTCGAGGCGGACCCGCAGTTCCCCGACCCGGAAGCCGCGAGAGCGCTCTTGAACACCGGTATCGGCCCGCTCGGTGAGTTCGAGGTCGACACCGAGGCGCTGGTCGAGCAGGCCGAGGAGATCGGCGAGGCCAAGGAGCGGCTGGCGAAGCAGATGCAGAACGCCGAGGAAGAGGAGAGCACGAGCGCCCGACCGCTGGGGATGTACCAGTAA
- a CDS encoding sugar phosphate nucleotidyltransferase: MKAIVLAGGYATRLWPVTKQRPKMLLPIGDSTVIDRILRDLETDDRITDIFVSTNERFAEDFRDHLSASSYDKVDLTIEETTEEDEKFGVVGALAQLVDREELGDEDLLVVAGDNLISFDIADFLDRFESHGDPTLAAYDVGSLEKAKSYGLIETDGDEVVDFQEKPENPKSTLVSIACYAFPSESIRFDEYLSGGNNPDEPGWFIQWLVENGPVRSFTFDEAWYDIGTPESYLEAVAWELEGENLVAEDASVENTTLGENVHVLSGAEVVNSSLDNSVVFQNATIVDADIRNSIIDKDTHIESLDLAGALIGAHTQLTNGN, translated from the coding sequence ATGAAAGCGATCGTCCTCGCAGGCGGGTACGCGACTCGACTCTGGCCCGTGACGAAACAGCGGCCCAAGATGCTCCTCCCCATCGGCGACTCGACGGTCATCGACCGCATCCTCCGAGATTTAGAGACCGACGACCGCATCACCGACATCTTCGTCAGCACGAACGAGCGGTTCGCCGAGGACTTCCGCGACCACCTCTCGGCGAGTTCCTACGACAAGGTTGACCTGACCATCGAGGAGACGACCGAAGAGGACGAGAAGTTCGGTGTCGTCGGCGCGCTGGCTCAACTGGTCGACCGCGAGGAACTCGGCGACGAGGACCTGTTGGTCGTCGCCGGCGACAACCTCATCAGCTTCGACATCGCCGACTTCCTCGACCGGTTCGAGTCCCACGGCGACCCGACGCTCGCGGCCTACGATGTCGGCTCGCTGGAGAAGGCGAAGTCCTACGGGCTCATCGAGACCGACGGCGACGAGGTCGTCGACTTTCAGGAGAAGCCCGAGAACCCCAAGAGCACGCTCGTCTCCATCGCTTGCTACGCGTTCCCGTCCGAATCCATCCGGTTCGACGAGTACCTCTCGGGCGGTAACAACCCCGACGAACCGGGCTGGTTCATCCAGTGGCTGGTCGAGAACGGGCCGGTCCGCTCCTTCACCTTCGACGAGGCGTGGTACGACATCGGCACCCCCGAGAGCTACCTCGAAGCCGTCGCCTGGGAACTCGAAGGCGAGAACCTCGTCGCCGAGGACGCGAGCGTCGAGAACACGACGCTCGGCGAGAACGTCCACGTCCTCTCGGGTGCGGAAGTCGTCAACTCCAGTCTGGACAACAGCGTCGTCTTCCAGAACGCGACTATCGTCGACGCCGACATCCGCAACTCGATCATCGACAAGGACACTCACATCGAGAGTCTGGATCTCGCCGGCGCGCTCATCGGCGCGCACACGCAGTTGACGAACGGGAACTGA
- the sppA gene encoding signal peptide peptidase SppA — protein MVEAESVARLAVVLVAAVVALVVGWFLFVTVPDDLAQLLGVVLALVATLLAVRIAGNVAGSLIPSHNVAEVAVEGPITRDGGGGAISSPTGTSADDVVEQIESADDDRGAEALLVKLNTPGGEIVPSEDIRLAAERFDGPTIAYATDVCASGGYDIAAGCDELYAREGSIVGSIGVIGSRVNAKDLGDRLGLDYEQFTAGKYKDAGTPLKEMTEDERAYLQGLIDDYYDQFVETVAEGRGIDDELVRETEARVYLGSEADELGLVDDIGTREDVEDRLEHLIGEPVTVAEFEADRGVMERLRGGAQQVAFALGAGITDAAEGDVDGLSFRK, from the coding sequence ATGGTCGAGGCAGAGTCAGTCGCGCGGCTGGCGGTCGTCCTCGTCGCCGCAGTGGTCGCCCTCGTCGTCGGCTGGTTCCTCTTCGTGACGGTTCCCGACGACCTCGCGCAGCTGCTCGGGGTCGTGTTGGCACTCGTCGCCACCCTCCTCGCGGTGCGTATCGCGGGCAACGTCGCCGGGTCGCTGATCCCCTCGCACAACGTCGCCGAAGTCGCCGTCGAGGGGCCGATAACCCGCGACGGCGGCGGCGGAGCCATCAGCTCGCCCACCGGGACCAGCGCCGACGACGTGGTCGAACAGATAGAGAGCGCGGACGACGACCGCGGCGCGGAGGCGCTGCTCGTGAAGCTCAACACGCCCGGCGGCGAGATCGTCCCGAGCGAGGACATCCGACTGGCCGCCGAGCGCTTCGACGGGCCGACCATCGCGTACGCCACGGACGTCTGTGCCAGCGGCGGCTACGACATCGCCGCCGGCTGTGACGAGCTCTACGCCCGCGAGGGCTCTATCGTCGGCTCCATCGGCGTCATCGGGTCGCGGGTCAACGCCAAGGACCTCGGCGACCGCCTCGGCCTCGACTACGAGCAGTTCACCGCCGGGAAGTACAAGGACGCCGGAACGCCCCTGAAGGAGATGACCGAGGACGAGCGGGCGTACCTCCAGGGGCTCATCGACGACTACTACGACCAGTTCGTCGAGACGGTCGCGGAGGGCCGGGGCATCGACGACGAACTCGTCAGGGAGACCGAGGCCCGCGTTTACCTCGGGAGCGAGGCCGACGAACTGGGGCTCGTCGACGACATCGGGACCCGAGAGGACGTCGAGGACCGCCTTGAACACCTCATCGGGGAGCCGGTCACCGTCGCCGAGTTCGAGGCCGACCGCGGCGTCATGGAGCGGCTCCGCGGGGGTGCACAGCAGGTCGCCTTCGCGCTCGGGGCTGGCATCACCGACGCGGCGGAGGGCGACGTCGACGGCCTCTCCTTCCGGAAGTAG
- a CDS encoding DUF373 family protein, with amino-acid sequence MTTLVVCIDRNSPVADEYPVVGRHAVESMITETGVEDPEDSRVNCLLEGLRVAADLEASGDDPVVAVVGGGSDAVGSDRKIAAQTESIVAEYEPDSAVVVVDSAEDERLVPIVESRVRVDAVDRVVVRQARDIESTYYLLKQFLADEELRKTVLVPIGLAMLAFPLLLIVLDSTTIAVGAIAAAFGVFLIYKGLGIDAYLSRLPSQTREALYSGQVSLVTYVVAAGLSVVGMFAGALEISPIDSSSPFLLANRFLFESVPWLTAAALAASLGRLLDELLEREGVRSAYVNLPFGAVAVGLVVRGFSAYFLERASVFGPFRVPPMDFGVVEINGFAMEAGTRLALFILAGILISLVGVRVAAYVSKTDIEGELVE; translated from the coding sequence GTGACCACGTTGGTGGTGTGTATCGACCGGAACAGCCCGGTCGCGGACGAGTACCCGGTCGTCGGGCGGCACGCCGTCGAGTCGATGATAACGGAGACGGGGGTCGAAGATCCCGAAGACAGCCGCGTCAACTGCCTGCTGGAGGGGCTTCGGGTGGCAGCGGACCTCGAAGCGAGCGGTGACGACCCGGTCGTCGCCGTCGTCGGCGGCGGGAGCGACGCCGTCGGCTCCGACCGGAAGATCGCCGCCCAGACGGAGTCGATCGTCGCCGAGTACGAGCCCGACTCCGCCGTCGTCGTCGTCGACAGCGCCGAGGACGAGCGGCTGGTCCCCATCGTCGAGAGCCGGGTCCGCGTCGACGCCGTCGACCGGGTCGTCGTCCGACAGGCCCGCGACATCGAGTCGACGTACTACCTGCTCAAGCAGTTCCTCGCCGACGAGGAACTGCGCAAGACGGTCCTCGTCCCCATCGGTCTCGCCATGCTGGCGTTCCCGCTGTTGCTCATCGTCTTGGACAGCACCACCATCGCCGTCGGGGCCATCGCCGCCGCCTTCGGCGTCTTCCTCATCTACAAGGGACTCGGGATCGACGCCTACCTCTCGCGGCTGCCGAGTCAGACCCGCGAGGCGCTCTACTCCGGCCAGGTGTCGCTCGTGACGTACGTCGTCGCCGCCGGCCTCTCCGTCGTCGGCATGTTCGCCGGCGCGCTGGAGATCTCGCCCATCGATTCCTCGAGTCCGTTCCTCCTCGCCAACCGCTTCCTCTTCGAGAGCGTCCCGTGGCTCACCGCGGCGGCGCTCGCGGCCTCGCTGGGCCGGCTGCTCGACGAACTCCTCGAACGCGAGGGGGTCCGCAGCGCGTACGTCAACCTCCCGTTCGGCGCGGTGGCGGTCGGGCTGGTCGTCCGCGGCTTCTCGGCGTACTTCCTCGAACGCGCGAGCGTGTTCGGACCGTTCCGCGTCCCGCCGATGGACTTCGGCGTCGTCGAGATCAACGGCTTCGCCATGGAGGCGGGCACCCGCCTCGCGCTGTTCATCCTCGCGGGCATCCTCATCAGCCTCGTCGGCGTCCGGGTCGCCGCCTACGTCAGCAAGACCGACATCGAGGGGGAACTGGTGGAATAG